The proteins below come from a single Tissierella sp. MB52-C2 genomic window:
- the pcp gene encoding pyroglutamyl-peptidase I: MKVLITGFDPFGGEKINPAYEAIKDLEDNIGGAEIIKKEIPTVFKRSIVELEKAIEEEKPDIVICVGQAGGIYDITLERVAINIDDARISDNEGNHPIDEKIFEDGENAYFASIPIKAMTQEIRKGGIPASISNTAGTFVCNHIMYGLLYLIDKKFPNLRGGFIHVPFLPEQVVDKGNVASMSTANITKALKLAIEGALKYKEDIKAQEGKTH; this comes from the coding sequence GATCCCTTTGGAGGAGAAAAGATAAATCCTGCCTATGAGGCAATAAAAGATTTAGAAGATAATATTGGTGGGGCAGAAATTATAAAAAAAGAAATACCTACTGTCTTTAAGAGATCCATAGTGGAATTAGAAAAGGCAATAGAGGAAGAAAAACCAGACATAGTTATATGTGTTGGTCAAGCTGGTGGAATATATGATATTACCTTAGAAAGGGTGGCTATAAACATAGATGATGCAAGAATATCAGATAATGAAGGAAACCATCCTATAGATGAAAAAATATTTGAAGATGGTGAAAATGCATATTTTGCATCTATACCTATTAAAGCTATGACTCAGGAAATAAGAAAAGGAGGAATACCTGCTAGTATTTCCAATACTGCTGGAACCTTTGTATGTAACCATATTATGTATGGATTATTATATCTAATTGACAAGAAGTTTCCTAATTTAAGAGGAGGATTTATTCATGTACCTTTTCTACCGGAGCAAGTTGTAGATAAAGGAAATGTTGCTAGTATGAGTACAGCAAATATTACAAAAGCCTTAAAACTAGCTATCGAAGGGGCATTAAAATATAAAGAGGATATAAAGGCACAGGAAGGAAAAACTCATTAA